CGCCCCATCGTGAGCACGTCGAACGGACCGTTCGCCTCGCTCATGGCCATACGCGACCGCTTCCTCCGCTCACGGCTCCTCCGCCAGCAGTCCCCCGAGGAACGCCAGGCTCGCGGCGACGTCGTCCCGCGGACCCGCGCCGGCCGGCGGCTCGGCGTCGAGGACGCAGTCCTGCTCCAGGACGTACCAGCCGTCGTACCCCGCCGCCTCGAGTGCCACCACGATGGCCGCGACGTCGACGTCGCCCGTGCCGAGCGGCGCGTAGAGGCCCTTCCGCACGGCGTCGGTGTACGCGAGCGAGCCGTCGCGCAGGTGCGCCACCAGGTCGGCGCGGACGTCCTTGAGGTGGACGTGCCCGATCCGGGACGCGGCGTCACGGGCCAGCGCGACGGGATCGCTGCCCCCGGCGAGCAGGTGTCCGGTGTCGAGGCACAGCGGGACGGCCGACGCGTCGAGGACGCGCGCGACCTCGTCCGGTCCCTCGACCATGGTGCCGACGTGGGGGTGCAGGGTCGCGCGCACGCCGCGGTCGGCGGCACGCGCGGCGATCGCGGCGAGGTGACCGACGAGCGTGCGCCACTGGTCGCCGGTGAGCACGTCGCGCTCGTCGTAGCCCGCGCGGCCGGTGGCGGCGGCGAGCACGAGCGTGTCGGCTCCGGCGGTCACGAACGCGTCGAGCTCCGCCTCGACCTGGGGCATCGGGTCGCGACCGGCGTCGTGCAGGACGACGGCGAGGAAGCCGCCGACCGCGCGCATGCCGTGGGCGCGCAGGACGTCCGACCGCCGTGCCGGGTCGGCGGGCAGGAACCCGGGCGGGCCGAACTCGGTGGCGGCGACACCGAGGGCGCGCATCTCGCCGAGCACGCGCTCCGGCGCCAGCTGGTGGCCCCAGCCGGGCACCTCGCACACGCCCCAGGAGATCGGTGCGACGGCGACCCGGGCAGCGGTAGCCATCATGCGCACCCGCCTCCTCCCACGCCTACGGCAGGGGCCGCGCAGGCCGCCGCACCGAGCCAGACCGCATCGCGACCCCTACCTCCGTCGCGCTCGTCGAGCTCCTGTGCGGCGGTAGAGGGGGTCATACCCGCAGCTCCGCCACCCGCACCGGCAGCCCCGACCGCCGGGACGCCTCGCACGCCTCCGCGACGTAGCTGGCCTCCAGCGCCTCCGCGGGCGTGCATACGCTGCGCGGGACGGCGGCGCCGCCGAGCACGTCGACGAAGGCGCGCAGCTCCGCGAGGTACGCGGCCCTGAAGCGTTCCACGAACGTCGCCGCCGGCGGGCCCTTCGGCCAGTCGACGCCGGCCTCGGCCGAGCGCAGCGGTGTCGTGTCGTCGAACCCCACGGCGAGGCTGTCGCGCTCGCCGAGCAGCTCCATGCGCACGTCGTAGCCCGCGGCGTTGTAGCGGGTCGTGGACACCACCACGAGCGTGCCGTCGTCGAGGGTCAGCAGCGCCATGCCGGTGTCGACGTCGCCGGCCTCGCGGAAGAACTCCGCGCCGCGGTTGGCGCCGCGCGCGTACACCTCCACCACCTCGCGGCCGGTGACCCAGCGGACGGCGTCGAAGTCGTGCACCGAGCAGTCGCGGAAGATGCCTCCCGACGCGGCGACGTACGCCGCAGGCGGGGGCGCAGGGTCGAGGGTGGTGCAGCGCAGCGTGTGCAGGAAGCCGAGCCGGCCGTCGCGTACGGCTTCGCGTGCGGCGACGTGACCGGCGTCGAACCTGCGCTGGAAGCCCACCTGGACGAAGCCGCCCGTCCGCTCGTTCTCCGTCACGACGGCCACCGTGCCGGCGACGTCGGTGGCGACGGGCTTCTCGCAGAACACCGGCAGCCGCGACGCCAGCGCGCGCAGCACCAGCTCGGCGTGCGAGCTCGTGGCCGCCGCCACGACGAGACCGTCGAGGCCGAGGTCGAACAGGTCGTCGACGCCGCCCGCGGCGTGGACGTGGGCGCCGGACCGCTCGGCGACACCGGCGGCGCGCGCGGGGTCGACGTCCGCGACGATCACGGCGTCGACGCCGGGAACGGCGGCGAGATGCGCCGCGTGCATCGCCCCGATGCGTCCGGCGCCCGCGAGACCGAGCTTCATCGCCCTCCTTCGTGGCGGTATGTCCCTGCCGAGTCTCGACAAGGCGTCAGCACCGTGTCAATACTTTGTCCTGACATACGGACGGAACGCCGGAGGCCAGGGTGGATGACGTGCCGGTCTCGGTCGACAGGTCGAGTCCGGTGCCGCTCCACGTCCAGGTGGCGCGGCAGTACGAGCGCGCCATCCGCTCCGGTGACCTGCGGCCCGGCTCGCGCCTCGACAACGAGGTGCGCCTTGCCGAGCGCCTCGGCCT
The window above is part of the Streptosporangiales bacterium genome. Proteins encoded here:
- a CDS encoding TIM barrel protein gives rise to the protein MMATAARVAVAPISWGVCEVPGWGHQLAPERVLGEMRALGVAATEFGPPGFLPADPARRSDVLRAHGMRAVGGFLAVVLHDAGRDPMPQVEAELDAFVTAGADTLVLAAATGRAGYDERDVLTGDQWRTLVGHLAAIAARAADRGVRATLHPHVGTMVEGPDEVARVLDASAVPLCLDTGHLLAGGSDPVALARDAASRIGHVHLKDVRADLVAHLRDGSLAYTDAVRKGLYAPLGTGDVDVAAIVVALEAAGYDGWYVLEQDCVLDAEPPAGAGPRDDVAASLAFLGGLLAEEP
- a CDS encoding dehydrogenase — its product is MKLGLAGAGRIGAMHAAHLAAVPGVDAVIVADVDPARAAGVAERSGAHVHAAGGVDDLFDLGLDGLVVAAATSSHAELVLRALASRLPVFCEKPVATDVAGTVAVVTENERTGGFVQVGFQRRFDAGHVAAREAVRDGRLGFLHTLRCTTLDPAPPPAAYVAASGGIFRDCSVHDFDAVRWVTGREVVEVYARGANRGAEFFREAGDVDTGMALLTLDDGTLVVVSTTRYNAAGYDVRMELLGERDSLAVGFDDTTPLRSAEAGVDWPKGPPAATFVERFRAAYLAELRAFVDVLGGAAVPRSVCTPAEALEASYVAEACEASRRSGLPVRVAELRV